A single region of the Parasphingorhabdus litoris DSM 22379 genome encodes:
- a CDS encoding WS/DGAT/MGAT family O-acyltransferase, giving the protein MLHQLSAQDAQFLYIQTPENLTHVMAVYVYNPSTAPTKKVRFKDIIEHVRSRLHISPVFKRKLYRLPFDVDHPYWIKDEHFDIEAHISHGRLPEPGDWRQFCIHVARHFSKPMDMNRPLWDMYVVEGLDRVKGYGKGSYAILTRVHHAAIDGASAAYFFTALSDMDTKGTPAIEVPHSDWDYGDVPSPSDVMNRALSSNLTSPVKLANAVLKLTPTLWDAAQKNMAGEGEGGSLLVPETRFNGAVSPHKMFDAVSFDLNDLKAMRTKVEGATINDVVLAICSGALRKYLMKHKELPKETLVGVAPVNARKRQGQENTPGNKITAMTVKLWTNIANPLERLEAIRNTTRETKAAKSGLSARIMTDLTQHIPGATMAGVAKILTSERFAPKMSNVFISNVPGPQIPMYMNGAELTHQYGMAPLGNGMGLFIATPSYNGTMSFAITTDRKIMPDIEFFRECILAAFNQLKAAKTSGGVRKATTKTSSAKNSPSPKDGSVMYRRVSKKPRKTPVNKAK; this is encoded by the coding sequence ATGTTGCATCAGCTTAGTGCCCAAGACGCCCAGTTCCTTTACATTCAGACGCCCGAAAACCTGACTCATGTCATGGCTGTCTATGTCTATAACCCGTCAACCGCGCCGACTAAGAAAGTGCGCTTCAAAGATATAATTGAGCATGTTCGCAGCCGGTTGCATATATCGCCCGTGTTCAAACGAAAGCTTTATCGGTTACCGTTTGATGTTGATCACCCCTATTGGATTAAGGACGAGCATTTCGATATCGAAGCCCATATTTCGCATGGGCGGCTGCCGGAGCCGGGTGATTGGCGACAATTTTGCATCCACGTAGCTCGCCATTTCAGCAAGCCCATGGACATGAACCGACCGCTTTGGGACATGTATGTCGTCGAAGGTCTGGATCGTGTCAAAGGCTATGGCAAGGGCAGCTATGCCATCTTAACGCGAGTGCACCATGCCGCCATCGATGGTGCTTCGGCCGCCTATTTTTTTACCGCTCTGAGCGATATGGATACAAAGGGCACGCCAGCGATAGAAGTGCCTCATTCCGATTGGGACTATGGCGATGTGCCGTCTCCTTCGGACGTCATGAATCGCGCGCTTTCAAGCAATCTGACGTCACCGGTCAAGCTGGCTAATGCCGTATTGAAATTGACACCAACCCTTTGGGACGCTGCGCAGAAGAACATGGCTGGAGAGGGAGAGGGGGGAAGTCTCTTGGTTCCTGAAACGCGTTTCAATGGCGCTGTTTCACCGCACAAGATGTTTGATGCGGTCAGTTTCGATTTGAACGATCTCAAAGCCATGCGAACCAAAGTTGAAGGCGCGACAATTAATGATGTTGTGCTGGCAATCTGCAGCGGCGCACTGCGCAAATATCTTATGAAGCATAAAGAATTGCCGAAAGAAACTTTGGTTGGCGTTGCTCCGGTCAATGCTCGAAAGCGGCAGGGGCAGGAAAATACGCCAGGCAACAAAATAACCGCGATGACGGTGAAGCTTTGGACTAATATTGCCAATCCATTGGAGCGATTGGAGGCTATCCGCAATACTACAAGGGAAACGAAGGCGGCCAAATCCGGATTGAGTGCAAGGATTATGACTGATCTGACCCAACATATTCCAGGCGCGACCATGGCTGGAGTGGCCAAGATCCTCACCAGCGAGCGTTTTGCGCCCAAGATGAGCAATGTGTTTATTTCGAACGTTCCTGGGCCACAAATTCCGATGTACATGAATGGTGCAGAGCTAACGCACCAATATGGCATGGCGCCTTTAGGTAATGGAATGGGGCTGTTTATCGCGACGCCGAGTTACAATGGCACTATGTCCTTTGCGATCACGACGGATCGCAAAATCATGCCCGACATTGAGTTTTTCCGAGAGTGTATCTTAGCGGCTTTCAACCAACTCAAAGCTGCCAAAACTTCGGGAGGCGTCCGTAAAGCGACAACCAAAACATCATCCGCAAAAAATTCTCCCTCACCAAAAGATGGCTCGGTTATGTACCGCAGGGTGTCAAAGAAACCCAGAAAAACGCCGGTTAACAAGGCGAAATAA
- a CDS encoding glycerol-3-phosphate 1-O-acyltransferase, with protein MDESTAIAKAVPLLTQGPKLFVIDARNRVERRYLLDWLHTSLAEGGPDQEINWVSLPISDERARLRLKELTRKLDAEPDTLVIPVRIAWRIPDFEKSRALRKRHALFGDPRTPGSFRARTILLRNKRRAHCLIGQPATIGDLRQRFEHQNPVEVQSDGENEFAGFVVRQAGLVLDIEERGLRGRRYKVPRFVADGLRTSPKFRAAMTDLAADLDKPEAALYEEAAKYMKELIARPSAFFIDMKAKLDRFMLSQGYEDEIVFNKDELARLRKTMRDHPTLLLFTHKTYIDGVTPTDLAYQNDLPMVHVFGGINLDFFGLGFVLRRAGTIFIRRSFENNPVYKLVLRHYVSYLLEKRFPMTWAFEGTRSRLGKLMPPRYGLLKYVMDSANLNDIENVHIIPVVTSFDLIRDVEEYASEQTGRIKKAESLSWFVGYLRSLREPMGKVYVDFGKPVVVNQAPEPDDRIGLSKIAFEVAVEANRATPLTLTSLMCLSLLGTAPRAMTADELRAVINFFVEWAQERNIRFSDDLTRQNLEGIQKVVDTLVNSGLFVRYDQGSSTVYAIQPEKHPLASYYRNSIIHHFLDKAIIELSLLKAREEKDNLARDVFWSETERLRDLFKFEFFYPPKDEYRKNLEAELTRACPDWEMKLDKGGVLLKSLTNRFQPLIGHAVFLPFVESYTVVLDILSRLAPGEVIDKQHCVESALKEGRQAYLLRRITSEASIGKILFENGFKMAASQGLTGETTEETIAKRKALLRKFRALSRRMEKSRLEVLSLADKIFD; from the coding sequence ATGGATGAATCGACGGCAATAGCGAAAGCGGTCCCCCTGTTGACACAGGGGCCAAAACTATTTGTCATCGATGCACGCAATCGTGTTGAGCGTCGCTATCTTCTGGATTGGTTGCATACCTCCCTTGCCGAGGGCGGTCCGGACCAGGAAATAAACTGGGTTAGCCTTCCCATATCTGATGAACGTGCACGTTTGCGATTAAAGGAATTAACTCGAAAACTGGATGCTGAGCCAGATACGCTGGTAATACCGGTGCGTATTGCGTGGCGAATTCCTGATTTTGAGAAAAGTCGCGCTTTGAGAAAGCGACATGCTCTGTTCGGTGATCCTCGCACCCCGGGCAGTTTTCGGGCAAGAACAATATTGCTTCGCAATAAGCGCCGTGCACATTGTCTGATAGGACAGCCGGCGACGATTGGAGACCTGCGGCAACGCTTTGAACATCAAAATCCCGTTGAGGTGCAAAGCGACGGTGAGAACGAGTTTGCGGGTTTTGTTGTCCGTCAAGCAGGGCTTGTCTTGGATATTGAAGAGCGTGGTCTGCGTGGACGGCGTTATAAAGTTCCAAGGTTTGTTGCTGATGGCTTGCGGACTAGCCCAAAATTTCGTGCTGCTATGACTGACCTCGCGGCAGATCTCGATAAACCAGAAGCAGCTCTATACGAAGAAGCGGCTAAATATATGAAAGAGTTGATCGCTCGGCCGAGCGCCTTTTTCATTGATATGAAAGCCAAGCTTGATCGCTTCATGTTGTCGCAAGGCTATGAAGATGAGATTGTTTTCAACAAGGATGAACTCGCCCGATTGCGTAAAACGATGCGAGATCATCCAACGCTGCTTCTGTTCACGCATAAAACCTATATTGATGGCGTAACGCCAACCGATTTGGCCTATCAAAACGATCTACCGATGGTGCATGTATTTGGCGGGATTAATCTCGACTTTTTTGGGCTTGGTTTCGTTCTACGCCGGGCAGGCACGATCTTCATTCGCCGCAGCTTTGAAAATAATCCGGTCTATAAGCTCGTTTTGCGCCACTATGTCAGCTATTTACTAGAAAAACGGTTTCCGATGACCTGGGCGTTCGAGGGTACGCGTTCTCGGCTCGGAAAGCTTATGCCACCACGCTATGGACTGCTTAAATATGTCATGGATAGTGCTAATCTGAATGACATTGAGAATGTCCACATCATTCCCGTTGTCACAAGTTTCGACCTCATTCGTGATGTTGAGGAATATGCTAGTGAGCAAACAGGGCGTATAAAAAAGGCGGAATCACTGAGTTGGTTCGTCGGCTATCTCCGCAGCTTACGGGAACCAATGGGCAAGGTATACGTTGATTTTGGCAAACCGGTTGTTGTAAATCAGGCACCAGAGCCGGATGACCGGATCGGGCTTTCTAAAATTGCCTTTGAAGTTGCGGTTGAGGCCAACCGTGCGACGCCGCTAACCCTAACATCCTTAATGTGTTTGAGCCTTTTGGGCACCGCACCTAGGGCCATGACCGCCGATGAGTTGCGGGCAGTGATAAATTTCTTTGTTGAGTGGGCACAGGAACGCAATATTCGTTTCAGCGACGATTTAACGCGTCAAAATCTGGAAGGCATCCAGAAGGTTGTCGATACGCTTGTGAACAGCGGATTGTTCGTACGCTATGATCAAGGGTCTAGCACAGTTTATGCCATCCAACCCGAAAAACACCCCTTAGCAAGCTATTATCGCAACTCCATAATTCATCATTTTCTTGATAAAGCGATTATTGAACTATCGCTACTAAAGGCTAGAGAAGAAAAGGATAATCTTGCGCGTGATGTGTTTTGGTCAGAAACGGAACGATTGCGTGATTTGTTTAAATTTGAATTTTTCTATCCACCCAAGGACGAGTATCGCAAAAATCTCGAAGCCGAATTGACACGCGCCTGTCCTGATTGGGAAATGAAATTAGACAAAGGCGGTGTCTTGCTTAAAAGCCTGACCAACCGCTTTCAGCCTCTGATTGGCCATGCTGTATTTTTACCCTTTGTGGAGTCTTACACTGTTGTATTGGATATCTTGTCACGATTGGCTCCTGGTGAGGTTATCGATAAGCAGCATTGTGTTGAATCCGCACTGAAAGAGGGGCGCCAAGCGTATCTGTTGCGGCGTATCACCAGTGAGGCTTCCATTGGCAAAATTTTGTTCGAAAACGGCTTTAAAATGGCTGCTAGCCAAGGCTTGACCGGTGAAACAACGGAAGAGACCATTGCCAAGCGCAAAGCATTGCTTCGTAAGTTTCGGGCATTATCACGGCGGATGGAAAAATCGCGCCTCGAAGTGTTGAGCCTTGCCGACAAAATTTTTGACTAA
- a CDS encoding HAD-IB family hydrolase has protein sequence MVDRDTHLEDVLKAPEGPHIAALFDFDGTIIAGYSATAMLWEKIKRREMTAEELVETANVMAQYSMGSMGFSGLMTAASKFMKGVTEDSYFEFGEELYQKHIARKVYPESRALIEAHMAKGHTVAIVSSATIYQIEPTARDLNIEHVLCSQYEVENGEFTGNIIRPLCFGEGKVIAAEKLAEEYKLDLDKSYFYSDSYDDIELLERVGKPRPLNPNSKLTEVAKERDWPLQKFDSRGQGKPVDYLRTIYATGSLVTSFVAGLPIWALTGSQREATNFSTGLFGDIATALTGVELDISGEENLWVNRPCIFVFNHQSKADVMIMAKLVRKDVGGIAKKEVKDTPVIGKVMEMAGTVFVDRADGRNAIKAMEPLVDAIKVDGKSICIAPEGTRTLSPKVGPFKKGAFHLAMQAGVPMVPIVIHNAGDVAPKNEFVMRPATVKVDILPPVDTSKWKKTTLDDHVAEVRGMFLKALGQNDEDLVPVAAKPGAKRTTATSVKKAKVTRKAVPKKATPAARKNSQPQKTAAKKAGATKTVKLSARAASTKKVATKKAPTRKPVAKKAVARKATPKKASGSKK, from the coding sequence ATGGTGGATCGAGATACTCATCTGGAAGATGTGCTGAAAGCGCCCGAAGGGCCGCATATTGCAGCTTTGTTTGATTTTGATGGTACGATTATCGCCGGATATTCGGCCACAGCTATGCTGTGGGAGAAGATCAAACGCCGGGAGATGACCGCCGAAGAATTGGTCGAAACGGCCAATGTGATGGCGCAATACAGCATGGGGAGTATGGGGTTCTCCGGCCTGATGACGGCAGCGTCCAAATTCATGAAGGGCGTCACCGAGGATAGCTATTTCGAATTTGGTGAAGAGTTGTATCAGAAGCATATTGCTCGAAAAGTATACCCAGAGTCGCGAGCATTGATTGAAGCGCATATGGCGAAAGGTCATACCGTTGCTATTGTATCGTCAGCGACAATCTATCAGATTGAACCGACTGCCCGTGATTTGAATATCGAACATGTGTTGTGCTCTCAATATGAAGTTGAGAATGGCGAGTTTACGGGCAATATCATTCGCCCACTTTGTTTTGGCGAAGGCAAGGTTATTGCGGCAGAAAAACTAGCCGAGGAATATAAGCTTGATCTCGATAAAAGCTATTTTTACTCAGACAGTTATGATGATATTGAGTTGTTGGAACGGGTCGGCAAACCAAGGCCCCTTAATCCAAATAGCAAATTGACGGAAGTGGCCAAAGAACGCGATTGGCCACTGCAAAAATTTGACAGCCGGGGGCAGGGGAAGCCGGTTGATTATCTCCGGACCATATATGCGACCGGGTCACTCGTAACCTCTTTCGTCGCCGGATTGCCGATCTGGGCGCTGACGGGATCCCAACGGGAAGCAACAAATTTTTCGACGGGTCTGTTCGGAGATATTGCAACCGCTCTCACGGGCGTTGAACTGGATATTAGTGGAGAGGAAAATCTCTGGGTCAACAGGCCCTGCATCTTTGTCTTCAACCATCAGAGTAAAGCCGATGTAATGATCATGGCGAAACTAGTGCGCAAGGACGTCGGAGGCATTGCCAAGAAAGAGGTAAAGGATACGCCAGTCATCGGAAAGGTCATGGAAATGGCAGGCACCGTATTCGTTGATCGCGCTGATGGCCGCAATGCAATCAAGGCGATGGAGCCTCTAGTTGACGCAATTAAGGTTGATGGAAAATCGATCTGCATCGCGCCAGAAGGCACACGTACTTTATCACCCAAGGTTGGGCCATTCAAAAAGGGCGCTTTCCATTTGGCCATGCAGGCCGGCGTGCCGATGGTTCCCATTGTGATCCACAATGCCGGTGATGTTGCTCCCAAAAATGAATTTGTAATGCGGCCGGCCACGGTGAAAGTTGATATTTTGCCGCCGGTTGATACGAGCAAATGGAAGAAAACAACTCTAGATGATCATGTTGCTGAGGTGAGGGGCATGTTCCTAAAAGCACTTGGGCAAAATGATGAAGATCTGGTGCCCGTTGCTGCCAAACCTGGTGCAAAGCGTACTACCGCGACAAGTGTAAAAAAAGCAAAGGTCACCAGAAAAGCAGTTCCCAAGAAAGCGACGCCAGCAGCGAGGAAAAATTCTCAGCCGCAAAAGACTGCAGCGAAAAAAGCCGGTGCAACGAAGACGGTCAAATTAAGCGCGCGAGCGGCTTCTACCAAGAAGGTCGCCACAAAAAAAGCACCAACGAGAAAGCCAGTGGCCAAAAAAGCTGTTGCTCGAAAGGCGACCCCCAAAAAGGCATCTGGTTCGAAAAAATAG